The following coding sequences lie in one Salmo salar chromosome ssa13, Ssal_v3.1, whole genome shotgun sequence genomic window:
- the LOC100286403 gene encoding nascent polypeptide-associated complex subunit alpha, muscle-specific form isoform X1, with the protein MPGEATETVPVTEQEMQQPQVETAPGVLSSSAPLGMAVPDLTNAPLESPVPPEGSTFLPEIKSHSVSDMASGEAASGQLNGVKATSEVTAQTEVPGVTEEAVIQEFVSPVEAAASASEETPVQEPTALSYEPDASNEEPTVQNLEAAAEEPVTQATENIIIQDSAEVTEATVAASQETVAEEPMAEAEEPVEVVKEPVPAAEEPIAVDAPIVDTIDGMARGTPEVTPEPAVETIVEDVKTVSLKPAPEDALPCTEVASSNPGATEPESLPADLTIDTATLNKTPVEKEAIAAIQPKVTSNRADPTISTRHMSGSGTESDSDESVPDLEEHDSAQTQQAQLAAAAEIDEEPVSKAKQSRSEKKARKAMSKLGLRQVTGVTRVTIRKSKNILFVITKPDVYKSPASDTYIVFGEAKIEDLSQQAQLAAAEKFKVQGEAVSNVQENTQTPTVQEESEEEEVDETGVEVKDIELVMSQANVSRAKAVRALKNNNNDIVNAIMELTM; encoded by the exons CTCCAGGGGTGTTGAGTTCCTCTGCTCCCCTTGGGATGGCTGTGCCCGACTTGACCAATGCCCCTTTGGAGAGTCCTGTGCCTCCAGAAGGCTCCACTTTTCTTCCAGAAATCAAATCCCATTCAGTGTCAGACATGGCTTCTGGAGAGGCAGCTAGTGGACAACTTAATGGTGTAAAAGCAACATCTGAAGTCACTGCGCAAACTGAAGTGCCTGGAGTCACAGAAGAAGCAGTGATCCAAGAATTTGTCTCACCAGTTGAGGCAGCTGCATCTGCCTCAGAAGAAACGCCTGTTCAAGAACCAACGGCTCTTTCCTACGAACCTGACGCCTCAAATGAAGAACCAACTGTTCAAAACCTAGAAGCTGCTGCCGAAGAACCGGTCACCCAAGCAACTGAAAATATAATAATTCAAGATTCAGCTGAAGTTACAGAGGCTACCGTGGCAGCCAGTCAAGAGACCGTGGCTGAGGAACCCATGGCTGAAGCTGAAGAACCCGTTGAAGTGGTCAAAGAACCAGTGCCTGCTGCTGAAGAGCCAATTGCTGTTGACGCGCCAATCGTAGACACTATTGATGGGATGGCACGTGGAACTCCAGAAGTCACCCCTGAGCCTGCAGTCGAGACAATCGTTGAAGATGTGAAGACTGTGAGTTTGAAGCCAGCTCCTGAAGATGCTCTACCATGCACTGAAGTGGCCAGCTCGAACCCTGGGGCCACAGAACCGGAATCTCTGCCTGCTGATTTGACCATAGACACTGCCACACTAAACAAAACTCCCGTTGAGAAAGAAGCAATTGCGGCCATCCAGCCAAAGGTGACGTCAAATCGTGCAGACCCGaccatctccacccggcacatgTCAG GGTCTGGCACTGAATCGGACAGTGATGAGTCTGTACCAGATCTGGAGGAACACGACTCTGCACAGACACAGCAAGCGCAG CTTGCAGCTGCTGCAGAAATAGATGAAGAACCCGTTAGCAAAGCCAAACAGAGCCGGAGTGAAAAGAAGGCACGAAAG GCAATGTCTAAGCTGGGTCTCAGGCAGGTGACGGGGGTCACCAGGGTTACCATTCGCAAGTCTAAAAATATCCTTTTCGTTATCACCAAACCAGACGTCTACAAGAGCCCTGCATCAGACACTTACATTGTCTTTGGTGAGGCTAAG ATCGAGGATCTTTCACAACAAGCCCAGCTTGCCGCGGCAGAGAAGTTCAAGGTACAGGGAGAAGCCGTGTCGAACGTCCAGGAAAACACACAGACTCCCACTGTACAAGAGGAGAGCGAAGAGGAAGAG GTTGACGAGACAGGGGTTGAGGTGAAGGACATTGAACTCGTGATGTCACAAGCCAACGTGTCGCGAGCGAAGGCTGTACGCGCccttaaaaacaacaacaatgatATTGTCAATGCTATTATG GAATTGACGATGTAG
- the LOC100286403 gene encoding vegetative cell wall protein gp1 isoform X2 has translation MPGEATETVPVTEQEMQQPQVETAVPSAPASLASSQKPQTASGPAKPKGKEAKGGSAPKAVPGRRKRSSMSASSASPTSSTPHSPQATSPGATGTPSQGSRATPKVVKVGKQRKAKKEYFKPAADLPSPAEAPAPTEAKPLPMEPKAAPAPVVATPVIVAPEPASPKPVASPVSFKVTSKPAAPAPVSFADAIASSPHRAASEMPIAKPERLPKAEVKEVIAAPALEDDDLPPLIPPEEPVNMPVFSPSTVVGTPKPAPVPSPAPPKPAPVEPVVVGSAPVKAVAATPAPLKPPPVVATTAPSKPAPVEPVVAASTPSKPVPVKLVVATPAPPKPAPVIAVPAPPKPAPIVAAPAPVKHVVDTTAPPKPVPVKPVVATTAPPKPVPAKPVVATTAPPKPVPAKPVVATTAPLSQFLLSPLWLQQRP, from the coding sequence CTGTACCCTCTGCCCCTGCAAGTCTGGCTTCCTCCCAGAAACCTCAGACTGCTTCTGGCCCTGCAAAGCCCAAAGGCAAAGAGGCCAAGGGTGGCTCTGCCCCAAAGGCTGTCCCTGGCAGAAGAAAACGCTCCTCTATGTCTGCCTCCTCTGCTTCTCCTACCTCCTCCACACCCCATTCCCCACAAGCTACCTCACCTGGGGCTACTGGAACTCCCAGCCAGGGCAGTCGTGCCACCCCCAAGGTTGTGAAGGTTGGCAAACAAAGAAAGGCTAAAAAAGAGTATTTTAAGCCTGCTGCTGACCTGCCATCCCCAGCAGAGGCTCCTGCCCCCACAGAGGCCAAACCTCTTCCTATGGAGCCTAAAGCTGCTCCTGCACCGGTAGTGGCCACGCCAGTAATTGTTGCTCCAGAGCCTGCCTCTCCCAAGCCTGTGGCGTCCCCTGTGTCCTTCAAAGTGACCTCAAAGCCTGCTGCACCAGCCCCTGTGTCATTTGCTGACGCTATTGCCTCTAGCCCCCATAGAGCTGCCTCTGAAATGCCCATAGCAAAGCCAGAGCGTCTGCCCAAAGCTGAGGTGAAAGAGGTCATTGCAGCACCTGCCCTGGAGGATGATGACCTTCCCCCTCTCATTCCACCAGAGGAGCCAGTAAATATGCCAGTCTTCTCACCCTCTACAGTAGTAGGGACTCCTAAGCCTGCTCCAGTTCCTTCTCCAGCTCCCCCTAAGCCAGCTCCTGTTGAGCCCGTTGTAGTGGGGTCAGCTCCTGTTAAGGCTGTTGCGGCTACACCAGCTCCCCTAAAGCCGCCTCCAGTTGTTGCTACAACAGCTCCCTCTAAGCCTGCTCCAGTTGAGCCCGTTGTAGCTGCATCAACTCCCTCTAAGCCAGTTCCAGTTAAGCTCGTTGTGGCTACACCAGCTCCCCCTAAGCCTGCCCCAGTTATAGCTGTACCAGCTCCCCCTAAGCCTGCTCCAATTGTAGCTGCGCCGGCTCCTGTTAAGCACGTTGTGGATACAACAGCGCCCCCTAAGCCAGTTCCAGTTAAGCCCGTTGTGGCTACAACAGCGCCCCCTAAGCCAGTTCCTGCTAAGCCCGTTGTGGCTACAACAGCGCCCCCTAAGCCAGTTCCTGCTAAGCCCGTTGTGGCTACAACAGCGCCCCTAAGCCAGTTCCTGCTAAGCCCGTTGTGGCTACAACAGCGCCCCTAA